One genomic window of Novosphingobium aureum includes the following:
- the crcB gene encoding fluoride efflux transporter CrcB, translated as MPQPSFIAASLFVAFGGGLGAWLRFLVGRAWSGALGPVRAGDFPYGTLTVNVLGSLLMGLLVGWLARYGSHGEGTRLFLAVGLLGGFTTFSSFSLDFVTILERGQPGLACFYAGLSVIAGFVSLFLGLILMRSL; from the coding sequence ATGCCACAACCTTCCTTTATCGCCGCCTCGCTCTTCGTGGCCTTTGGCGGCGGCCTCGGCGCATGGCTGCGCTTTCTCGTCGGACGCGCCTGGTCCGGCGCGCTCGGCCCCGTGCGCGCGGGCGACTTTCCCTATGGCACGCTGACCGTGAATGTTCTGGGCAGCCTGCTGATGGGACTTCTCGTCGGCTGGCTTGCCCGCTATGGGAGCCACGGCGAAGGCACCCGGCTTTTCCTGGCGGTCGGCCTTCTCGGGGGATTCACGACGTTTTCCTCGTTCAGCCTCGACTTCGTCACCATTCTCGAACGCGGCCAGCCCGGCCTTGCCTGCTTCTACGCAGGACTTTCGGTCATTGCCGGCTTCGTCAGCCTGTTTCTCGGCCTCATCCTCATGCGGAGCCTATAA
- the rpsU gene encoding 30S ribosomal protein S21 — translation MQIMVRDNNVDQALRALKKKLQREGVYREMKLRRHFEKPSEKRAREKAAAVRRARKLERKRMERDGVK, via the coding sequence ATGCAGATCATGGTTCGCGACAACAATGTTGACCAGGCCCTTCGTGCGCTCAAGAAGAAGCTGCAGCGTGAAGGCGTCTACCGCGAGATGAAGCTGCGTCGCCACTTCGAGAAGCCCTCGGAAAAGCGCGCTCGCGAGAAGGCTGCTGCCGTGCGCCGCGCCCGCAAGCTCGAGCGCAAGCGCATGGAGCGCGACGGCGTCAAGTAA